One stretch of Streptomyces agglomeratus DNA includes these proteins:
- a CDS encoding tetratricopeptide repeat protein, which translates to MQPNTLLDALLDEAGISNAGLAAHVNQAGSARGLALRYEHTAVARWLKGQRPRGQVPDLICEVLAARLHRPITLDDIGFGMPGEAAMPHGSPLTGFVERATALWRSDEQQRPHILGAPAVTGTPAVMPVWEWENPPEDADVSRKGQTRVSVADIQMLRAARAHYELMYRKAGGVATRARVVGFLNAETAPLLRGSYSNAMGRHLHRATGGLVAVAGICAYDSDAQGLAQRYFHQALRLAKASGDRGLGAYIIALLVNQSLFMAEYRQAVAFAEAALRTAGTQITPALAADLHAMQAKAYAHLGDSKNALSCIRRAETEAESIRPGSEPDETGYVQPGLVNVQVAEALLSLGDLPAAREHADAAVGSPAHDRGRVHRLAMLTHIELRQGKADRAVEIATEMAQRAQGMESQRMRDRLRAVREHLVGSGCAGAEEAAELIDGALRVPL; encoded by the coding sequence ATGCAGCCGAATACTTTGCTCGACGCCCTGCTCGACGAAGCGGGCATCTCCAACGCCGGCCTTGCCGCCCACGTGAATCAGGCGGGCAGTGCGAGGGGTCTGGCGCTGAGATACGAACACACCGCCGTGGCCCGCTGGCTGAAGGGGCAGCGGCCGCGAGGCCAGGTGCCCGATCTGATCTGCGAGGTACTCGCGGCCCGGCTGCACCGGCCGATAACGCTGGACGACATCGGGTTCGGCATGCCGGGCGAGGCGGCCATGCCGCACGGCTCCCCGCTGACGGGCTTCGTGGAACGGGCTACCGCGCTGTGGCGCTCCGACGAGCAGCAGCGCCCGCACATCCTGGGCGCCCCCGCCGTGACCGGGACGCCCGCGGTGATGCCGGTCTGGGAGTGGGAGAACCCGCCGGAGGACGCGGACGTCTCGCGCAAGGGCCAGACGCGCGTCAGCGTGGCCGACATACAGATGCTGCGCGCGGCGAGAGCGCACTACGAGCTGATGTACCGCAAGGCCGGCGGCGTCGCCACCCGGGCGCGCGTGGTGGGTTTCCTCAACGCGGAGACGGCCCCGCTGCTGCGCGGCAGTTACTCCAACGCCATGGGCCGCCACTTGCACCGTGCCACGGGCGGCCTGGTGGCGGTGGCGGGCATCTGCGCGTACGACTCGGACGCCCAGGGACTCGCCCAGCGGTACTTCCACCAGGCCCTGCGGCTCGCCAAGGCCAGCGGGGACCGGGGACTCGGCGCGTACATCATCGCGCTGCTCGTCAACCAGTCGCTGTTCATGGCCGAGTACCGGCAGGCGGTGGCCTTCGCGGAGGCTGCGCTGCGCACGGCGGGCACCCAGATCACTCCGGCGCTGGCCGCGGACCTGCACGCGATGCAGGCGAAGGCGTACGCCCATCTCGGCGACAGCAAGAACGCGTTGTCCTGCATCCGGCGTGCGGAGACCGAGGCGGAATCCATCAGACCGGGCAGCGAACCGGACGAGACGGGATACGTCCAGCCCGGCCTGGTGAACGTACAGGTGGCTGAGGCCCTGCTGAGCCTGGGCGATCTGCCCGCCGCACGCGAGCACGCGGACGCGGCGGTCGGCTCGCCCGCGCACGACCGGGGCCGCGTGCACCGGCTCGCCATGCTCACCCACATCGAACTGAGGCAGGGCAAGGCCGACCGGGCCGTGGAGATCGCCACGGAGATGGCGCAGCGCGCCCAGGGGATGGAGTCGCAGCGGATGCGCGACCGTCTGCGGGCGGTTCGCGAGCACCTGGTGGGAAGCGGGTGCGCCGGCGCGGAAGAGGCGGCCGAACTGATCGACGGGGCTTTGCGCGTTCCGCTCTGA
- a CDS encoding NUDIX hydrolase, translating to MQWTNLSEQTVYKNRWFRINLADVELPDGRHLDHFVIRLRPVAVATVVNEANEVLMLWRHRFITDSWGWELAAGVVEDGEDVETAAAREMEEETGWRPGPLRHLLTVEPSNGLTDARHHLYWADEATYTGHPEDDFESSRREWVPLKLVPDMVARGEVPAANMAAGLLMLHHMRLG from the coding sequence ATGCAGTGGACGAACTTAAGCGAACAGACTGTGTACAAGAACCGTTGGTTCCGGATCAACCTCGCGGACGTCGAACTCCCCGACGGCCGGCACCTCGACCACTTCGTCATACGGCTGCGCCCGGTGGCCGTGGCCACGGTGGTCAACGAGGCCAACGAGGTGCTGATGCTCTGGAGGCACCGCTTCATCACCGACAGCTGGGGCTGGGAGCTCGCCGCCGGAGTCGTCGAGGACGGTGAGGACGTAGAGACCGCCGCGGCACGCGAGATGGAGGAGGAGACCGGCTGGCGGCCCGGGCCGCTGCGCCACCTCCTCACGGTCGAGCCGTCCAACGGCCTCACCGACGCCCGGCACCACCTCTACTGGGCGGACGAGGCGACGTACACCGGCCACCCCGAGGACGACTTCGAGTCCTCACGGCGCGAGTGGGTCCCGCTCAAACTGGTCCCCGACATGGTGGCCCGGGGCGAGGTCCCGGCCGCCAACATGGCGGCCGGGCTGCTGATGCTGCATCACATGCGCCTCGGCTAA
- a CDS encoding 3-hydroxybutyryl-CoA dehydrogenase codes for MADVQRVGVVGCGQMGAGIAEVCARSGLEVKVAETTGEALEIGRTRLYNSLSKAAERGKITEEERDETLARLSFTTDLGEFADRDLVIEAVVENESIKTEIFQVLDQVVTRRDAILASNTSSIPLVKLAVATSRPDQVIGIHFFNPAPVQKLVELIPALTTSEETIKRAEGVVQNVLGKHAIRAQDRSGFVVNALLIPYLLSAIRMFESGIASREDIDNGMEMGCAHPMGPLKLADLIGLDTVASVADSMYDEYKEPLYAAPPLLQRMVDAGRLGRKTGSGFYPYS; via the coding sequence ATGGCGGATGTGCAGCGCGTCGGAGTAGTGGGCTGCGGCCAGATGGGCGCGGGCATTGCCGAGGTGTGTGCCCGCAGCGGCCTCGAGGTGAAGGTCGCCGAGACCACGGGCGAGGCCCTGGAGATCGGCCGCACCCGGCTCTACAACTCCCTCTCGAAGGCCGCCGAGCGCGGCAAGATCACCGAGGAGGAGCGCGACGAGACTCTCGCCCGCCTCAGCTTCACGACCGACCTCGGCGAGTTCGCCGACCGCGACCTCGTCATCGAGGCGGTCGTCGAGAACGAGTCGATCAAGACGGAGATCTTCCAGGTCCTCGACCAGGTGGTGACCCGCCGGGACGCGATCCTCGCCTCCAACACCTCCTCGATCCCGCTGGTGAAGCTGGCCGTCGCGACCTCCCGTCCGGACCAGGTCATCGGCATCCACTTCTTCAACCCGGCCCCGGTGCAGAAGCTCGTCGAGCTGATCCCGGCGCTGACCACCTCCGAGGAGACCATCAAGCGCGCCGAGGGCGTGGTCCAGAACGTGCTCGGCAAGCACGCCATCCGCGCCCAGGACCGCTCGGGCTTCGTGGTCAACGCGCTCCTCATCCCGTACCTCCTCTCGGCGATCCGGATGTTCGAGTCCGGCATCGCGAGCCGCGAGGACATCGACAACGGCATGGAGATGGGCTGCGCCCACCCGATGGGCCCGCTCAAGCTCGCGGACCTGATCGGCCTGGACACGGTCGCCTCGGTCGCCGACTCGATGTACGACGAGTACAAGGAACCGCTGTACGCCGCACCCCCGCTGCTCCAGCGGATGGTGGACGCGGGCCGGCTGGGACGCAAGACGGGCTCCGGTTTCTACCCGTACTCCTGA
- a CDS encoding glycoside hydrolase family 10 protein gives MVQIGRRRLLAAAAGALSVLAVTGDAAAAVPVRRKNPKRELRGMWLATVANRDWPSRPGLTADEQKAELLAHLDTAVRRRLNAVVFQVRPTADALWPSPYEPWSQYLTGVQGKDPGWDPLGTAVEEAHKRDLELHAWFNPYRVANHTDPSRLVESHPARVHPDWVLPYGGKLYYNPGLPEVRRFVQDAMLDAVERYDIDAVHWDDYFYPYPVAGQVFADDDAYARHGGGFPDRAAWRRDNTDRLVSETAERIKAVRKKGKKVRFGISPFGVWRNATTDPLGSPTRAGVQTYDDLHADTRKWVKEGWIDYIVPQLYWNIGFEAADYAKLLPWWARTVRGTGVDLYAGEALYKAGDPAQPAAWQDPAELSRHLTLAKNFAQVRGHVFFSAKEVAADRIKAMDRVVADHYPARVRPPH, from the coding sequence ATGGTTCAGATCGGCCGAAGAAGGTTGTTGGCGGCGGCGGCCGGGGCGCTGTCCGTGCTGGCGGTCACCGGGGACGCGGCGGCCGCCGTCCCCGTCCGGCGCAAGAACCCGAAGCGCGAGCTGCGCGGGATGTGGCTGGCGACGGTCGCCAACCGCGACTGGCCCTCCAGGCCCGGGCTGACCGCCGACGAGCAGAAGGCCGAGCTGCTGGCCCACCTGGACACGGCGGTACGGCGCAGGCTGAACGCGGTGGTCTTCCAGGTCCGCCCGACCGCCGACGCCCTGTGGCCCTCGCCGTACGAACCGTGGTCGCAGTACCTGACCGGCGTACAGGGCAAGGACCCGGGCTGGGACCCGCTGGGGACGGCGGTGGAGGAGGCGCACAAGCGCGACCTGGAGCTGCACGCGTGGTTCAACCCCTACCGGGTCGCGAATCACACGGACCCCTCGCGGCTCGTGGAGTCGCATCCGGCGCGCGTCCACCCGGACTGGGTGCTGCCGTACGGCGGAAAGCTCTACTACAACCCGGGGCTGCCGGAGGTCAGGCGCTTCGTTCAGGACGCCATGCTGGACGCCGTGGAGCGCTACGACATCGACGCCGTGCACTGGGACGACTACTTCTACCCGTACCCGGTGGCCGGACAGGTCTTCGCGGACGACGACGCGTACGCGCGCCACGGCGGCGGATTTCCGGACCGGGCGGCCTGGCGCCGCGACAACACCGACCGGCTGGTGAGCGAGACGGCCGAGCGGATCAAGGCGGTCAGGAAGAAGGGCAAGAAGGTCCGCTTCGGGATCAGTCCCTTCGGGGTGTGGCGCAACGCCACGACCGATCCGCTGGGCTCACCGACCCGGGCCGGGGTGCAGACGTACGACGATCTGCACGCCGACACCCGGAAGTGGGTGAAGGAGGGCTGGATCGACTACATCGTCCCGCAGCTCTACTGGAACATCGGTTTCGAGGCGGCCGACTACGCGAAGCTGCTGCCCTGGTGGGCGCGGACCGTACGGGGGACCGGCGTCGACCTGTACGCCGGAGAGGCGCTCTACAAGGCCGGAGACCCGGCCCAGCCCGCCGCCTGGCAGGACCCCGCCGAGCTGTCCCGCCACCTCACCCTGGCCAAAAACTTCGCGCAGGTGAGGGGGCACGTCTTCTTCTCGGCGAAGGAGGTGGCGGCCGACCGCATCAAAGCGATGGACCGGGTGGTGGCGGACCACTACCCGGCCCGGGTGCGGCCGCCCCACTGA
- a CDS encoding DUF1918 domain-containing protein, which translates to MQASVGDQLLVHGRTVGHEDKVAKIVEVLGSEGTPPYRVRFDDGHEALVSPGPDSVVRHKEHGGTPQ; encoded by the coding sequence ATGCAAGCGAGCGTGGGCGACCAGCTGCTGGTGCACGGCAGGACCGTGGGCCACGAGGACAAGGTCGCGAAGATCGTCGAGGTGCTCGGTTCCGAGGGCACCCCGCCGTACCGTGTGCGCTTCGACGACGGGCACGAGGCGCTGGTTTCGCCGGGCCCCGACTCCGTCGTACGGCACAAGGAGCACGGCGGAACACCGCAATAG
- a CDS encoding DMT family transporter → MTAQNSATHSTTVAVSSETESPATGTTGARPGAGGHPGAGTTRAPRTARSGTLLAALGVTAFSLTFPATAWGLEGFGPWSLVAVRSVLAALIAGAALLVLRIPVPARRHWGGLAVVGGGVVLGFPMLTTLALQTSTTSHAAVVVGLLPLTTAALSALRTGTRPSRAFWVAALAGAAVVIAFTVQQSGGALSAGDLYLFGALLVCAAGYTEGGRLARRMPGWQVIGWALVLCLPLTVPAAALALTFEPVRLTAHSVAGLLWVAVGSQFLGLVVWYRGMAEIGVSRASQLQLAQPLLTLVWSVALLGEHLTPAAPLAAVGVLVCIAVTQRART, encoded by the coding sequence ATGACAGCACAGAATAGCGCTACTCACAGCACGACAGTAGCGGTCAGCAGCGAGACCGAGAGCCCGGCGACCGGTACGACCGGTGCGCGTCCCGGAGCCGGTGGCCATCCCGGAGCCGGTACGACCCGGGCGCCCCGCACTGCCCGCAGCGGGACCCTCCTCGCCGCGCTGGGCGTCACCGCCTTCTCGCTGACCTTCCCGGCCACCGCCTGGGGCCTCGAAGGGTTCGGCCCCTGGTCGCTCGTGGCCGTACGCAGCGTCCTCGCCGCACTCATCGCCGGCGCCGCCCTGCTCGTCCTGCGGATACCCGTACCGGCCCGCCGCCACTGGGGCGGGCTCGCCGTGGTCGGCGGCGGCGTGGTCCTGGGCTTCCCGATGCTGACGACGCTCGCCCTCCAGACCTCCACCACCTCGCACGCCGCCGTGGTGGTCGGCCTGCTGCCGCTCACCACCGCCGCCCTCTCGGCACTGCGCACCGGCACCCGGCCGTCGCGCGCGTTCTGGGTGGCGGCCCTCGCAGGCGCCGCCGTGGTCATCGCGTTCACCGTCCAGCAGAGCGGCGGCGCGCTGTCCGCCGGCGATCTGTACCTCTTCGGCGCGCTGCTGGTCTGCGCCGCCGGCTACACCGAGGGCGGCAGGCTGGCACGGCGGATGCCGGGCTGGCAGGTCATCGGCTGGGCGCTGGTGTTGTGCCTGCCGCTCACCGTCCCGGCGGCGGCCCTCGCGCTCACCTTCGAACCGGTGCGCCTCACGGCGCACAGCGTCGCCGGGCTGCTGTGGGTCGCGGTCGGCTCGCAGTTCCTGGGCCTCGTCGTCTGGTACCGGGGCATGGCGGAGATCGGCGTCTCCAGGGCGAGCCAGCTTCAGCTCGCCCAGCCCCTGCTGACGCTGGTCTGGTCGGTCGCCCTGCTCGGCGAGCACCTGACCCCCGCCGCTCCGCTCGCCGCCGTCGGCGTACTGGTCTGCATCGCGGTCACCCAGCGCGCGCGGACCTGA
- a CDS encoding PLP-dependent aminotransferase family protein — MYERSSVAELAGSLKRELDRYSPGGKLPSSRVLVERYRVSPVTVSRALAQLAAEGLVVTRPGAGAYRAQPRTATAAPGDTSWQEVALSADGATELVPRSVDASGVLVTLAAPPPGVIEFNSGYLHASLQPERAMAAALARAGRRPGAWGRPPTDGVPELREWFARGIGGAITAAEVLVAAGGQSALTTALRALAPPGAPVLVESPTYPGMLAIARAAGLRPVPVPMDADGVRPELLAAAFRATGARVFVCQPLFQNPTGAVLSAERRPEVLRIAREAGAFVIEDDFVRRLVHDDAGPLPRPLATDDHDGVVVHVCSLTKATSPSFRVCALAARGPVLERLRAIQVVESFFVPRPLQEAAVELVGSPAWPRHLRTVAGELRVRRDTLTAALRLGLPELALPHVPSGGYHLWLRLPDGADENAVVSAALRAGVAIAPGRPYFSAEPTAGHVRLSFAGVAGPAEITEGVKRLRGACAGLLGGE, encoded by the coding sequence ATGTACGAGCGTAGCAGTGTGGCGGAGCTGGCAGGATCCCTCAAGCGGGAGCTCGACCGCTACTCGCCCGGTGGAAAGCTCCCGTCGAGCAGGGTCCTGGTCGAGCGCTACCGGGTGAGCCCCGTGACGGTCTCGCGCGCTCTCGCGCAGCTCGCCGCCGAGGGCCTGGTCGTCACCCGGCCCGGCGCGGGCGCCTACCGGGCGCAGCCCCGTACGGCCACGGCGGCGCCCGGGGACACCTCCTGGCAGGAGGTCGCGCTCAGTGCCGACGGTGCCACCGAACTCGTACCGCGCTCGGTCGACGCGTCCGGCGTCCTGGTCACCCTGGCCGCCCCGCCGCCCGGCGTCATCGAGTTCAACAGCGGCTACCTCCACGCCTCCCTCCAGCCGGAGCGGGCCATGGCGGCCGCCCTCGCGAGGGCCGGGCGCCGCCCCGGCGCCTGGGGGCGGCCGCCGACCGACGGGGTGCCCGAGCTGCGCGAGTGGTTCGCCCGGGGGATCGGCGGCGCGATCACCGCCGCAGAGGTCCTCGTCGCCGCCGGCGGCCAGAGCGCGCTGACGACCGCCCTGCGCGCACTGGCCCCGCCGGGCGCTCCGGTGCTGGTCGAGTCGCCGACGTACCCCGGCATGCTGGCGATCGCCCGCGCGGCGGGACTGCGGCCGGTGCCCGTGCCGATGGACGCGGACGGGGTGCGCCCCGAACTCCTCGCGGCGGCCTTCAGGGCCACCGGTGCCCGCGTCTTCGTCTGCCAGCCGCTCTTCCAGAACCCGACCGGTGCGGTGCTCTCGGCCGAGCGCCGCCCCGAAGTGCTGCGGATCGCGCGTGAGGCGGGGGCCTTCGTCATCGAGGACGACTTTGTGCGGCGCCTGGTCCACGACGACGCCGGGCCACTGCCCCGGCCGCTCGCCACCGACGACCACGACGGCGTCGTCGTCCACGTCTGCTCGCTCACCAAGGCGACCTCGCCCAGCTTCCGGGTGTGCGCCCTGGCGGCGCGCGGGCCGGTGCTGGAGCGGCTGCGCGCCATCCAGGTCGTCGAGAGCTTCTTCGTGCCCCGGCCGCTCCAGGAGGCCGCCGTGGAGCTGGTCGGGTCCCCGGCCTGGCCGCGTCATCTCCGTACGGTGGCGGGTGAGTTGAGGGTACGCCGCGACACCCTCACCGCAGCCCTGCGCCTCGGCCTGCCGGAACTCGCGCTGCCGCACGTCCCTTCCGGGGGCTACCACCTGTGGCTGAGGCTGCCCGACGGCGCGGACGAGAACGCGGTGGTCTCGGCGGCCCTGCGGGCGGGCGTCGCGATCGCCCCCGGCCGCCCGTACTTCAGCGCGGAACCGACCGCCGGGCACGTCCGGCTGAGCTTCGCCGGGGTGGCGGGCCCGGCCGAGATCACCGAGGGCGTCAAGCGCCTGCGGGGCGCGTGCGCGGGGCTGCTCGGCGGGGAGTAG
- a CDS encoding methyltransferase, with translation MNHLTTSKGEYELVRFPEDPRDRLRAWDAADEYLLRHLEGTAGDPPTDLSGTVVVAGDRWGSLATALAGCRPTQITDSYLAQQATRVNLERNGADVSSVRLLSTQEPPPERIDVLLIRVPKSLALLEDQLHRLAPHVHADTVVVGTGLVKEIHTSTLRLFERILGTTRTSLAVKKARLIFCTPDPGLARGGDPWPYSYTLPADVGVASGITVTNHAGVFCAERLDIGTRFFLRHLPRRRGPERVVDLGCGNGVVGTAAALANPEAEVLFTDESFQAVASAEATFRANTGADRKAEFRVGDGLSGVAAGTVDLVLNNPPFHSHQATTDATARRMFGGARDALRPGGELWVVGNRHLGYHVTLRRIFGNSELIAGDPKFVVLRAVKR, from the coding sequence ATGAACCATCTGACGACGTCAAAGGGCGAGTACGAACTCGTCCGCTTCCCCGAGGACCCCCGCGACAGGCTCCGTGCCTGGGACGCAGCCGACGAGTACCTGCTGCGGCATCTGGAGGGAACGGCCGGCGATCCTCCCACGGACCTGTCCGGCACCGTCGTCGTGGCCGGCGACCGCTGGGGCTCCCTGGCCACCGCCCTGGCCGGCTGCCGCCCCACACAGATCACCGACTCGTACCTCGCCCAGCAGGCGACCCGGGTGAACCTGGAGCGCAACGGGGCGGACGTGTCCTCGGTGCGCCTTCTCTCCACGCAGGAGCCCCCGCCGGAGCGGATCGACGTACTCCTGATCCGCGTCCCCAAGAGCCTCGCCCTGCTGGAGGACCAGCTGCACCGGCTCGCCCCGCACGTCCACGCGGACACCGTCGTCGTCGGCACGGGGCTGGTCAAGGAGATCCACACCTCGACCCTCCGGCTGTTCGAACGGATCCTCGGTACGACACGGACGTCACTGGCGGTGAAGAAGGCGCGGCTCATTTTCTGTACGCCGGATCCGGGCCTCGCACGGGGCGGCGACCCGTGGCCGTACAGCTACACGCTGCCCGCCGACGTGGGCGTCGCGTCCGGCATCACCGTCACCAACCACGCGGGCGTCTTCTGCGCCGAGCGCCTCGACATCGGCACGCGGTTCTTCCTCCGGCATCTCCCGCGGCGCCGGGGCCCCGAGCGCGTCGTCGACCTGGGCTGCGGCAACGGCGTGGTGGGTACGGCGGCCGCGCTCGCCAATCCCGAGGCCGAGGTCCTGTTCACCGACGAGTCGTTCCAGGCGGTGGCGTCGGCGGAAGCCACGTTCCGGGCGAACACCGGGGCGGACCGGAAGGCGGAGTTCCGGGTGGGCGACGGCCTGTCGGGAGTGGCGGCGGGGACGGTGGATCTCGTACTGAACAACCCGCCGTTCCACAGCCACCAGGCGACGACGGACGCGACGGCCCGCCGCATGTTCGGCGGGGCGCGGGACGCGTTGCGGCCCGGGGGTGAACTGTGGGTCGTCGGCAACCGGCACCTCGGCTACCACGTGACGCTGCGCCGGATCTTCGGCAACAGCGAACTGATCGCCGGCGACCCGAAGTTCGTGGTGCTGCGGGCGGTGAAGCGCTGA